TGGCGTTTTTGATGAAAGAATCCGGGTACATAATGACCGACAATCCCGGCAATGCAGATCTGATTGTCATCAACACCTGCAGTGTCCGGGAGAAGGCCGACCAGAAGGCGTACAGCCTGATTGGGCGGTTTCGGGAGCT
Above is a window of Syntrophobacterales bacterium DNA encoding:
- a CDS encoding tRNA (N6-isopentenyl adenosine(37)-C2)-methylthiotransferase MiaB → MNVQDAQKMAFLMKESGYIMTDNPGNADLIVINTCSVREKADQKAYSLIGRFREL